A genomic stretch from Lathyrus oleraceus cultivar Zhongwan6 chromosome 2, CAAS_Psat_ZW6_1.0, whole genome shotgun sequence includes:
- the LOC127118792 gene encoding uncharacterized protein LOC127118792 — protein sequence MDSGNSGSISSSGDEEYDSRTHHPTLLPSNFFNPHQPSLQFHSISHNPHSFHLGSNSNSNSVSFFDLSPNYLQNLSQSQPNIDTASFPPSSQGLSSSSSLSFSLQQQQQHLNQCLLTTPQALELHDNNNNNINNNARTTSTPSPAPVTTNNATRTSKKRTRASRRAPTTVLTTDTSNFRAMVQEFTGIPAPPFSGSSYSRRLDLLTSSSSLRSSNSSHHFDPTATTTSFYPLRPSPQKLYHQNHQNPLLLSSSSSSPHNNNMVDATVNNNYHQQLPISDLGLPYNNHHHQQQQQHNFMLSMQNQQPIHTFNNLSASSSQQFHPFSLGGFVAKSQQQSLSVQSLEDLGVNQGQVNAHLGGDKVVVSTSTGGGVGSNCNVNFSGSGPGSITLNHEKTMENNNNNNNNNNENSNNSNRGVEGVDSWICSSD from the coding sequence ATGGATTCTGGTAATAGTGGAAGCATTTCTTCAAGTGGTGATGAAGAATATGATTCAAGAACTCATCATCCAACACTTCTTCCTTCAAATTTCTTCAATCCACATCAACCTTCTCTTCAATTTCATTCCATCTCACACAATCCACACTCTTTTCATCTTGGATCAAACTCAAACTCAAACTCAGTTTCTTTCTTTGATCTTTCACCAAACTACCTTCAAAATCTCTCTCAATCACAACCAAACATAGACACAGCTTCATTTCCTCCATCATCTCAAGGactttcatcatcatcatcattatcattttcattacaacaacaacaacaacacttAAACCAATGTTTGTTAACAACTCCACAAGCTCTTGAACTTCATgataacaacaacaacaacatcaataataATGCAAGAACAACATCAACACCGTCACCGGCACCGGTAACAACCAATAATGCAACAAGAACTTCAAAGAAGAGAACAAGAGCTTCAAGAAGAGCACCTACAACAGTTCTAACAACCGACACTTCGAATTTCAGAGCCATGGTTCAAGAATTCACAGGTATCCCTGCACCACCTTTTTCAGGTTCTTCTTATTCTCGTCGTCTCGATCTTCTCACTTCATCATCTTCTTTAAGATCAAGTAATTCATCTCATCACTTCGATCCAACCGCAACAACAACTTCTTTTTACCCTCTTCGCCCTTCGCCGCAAAAACtttatcatcaaaatcatcaaaATCCATTGCTTTTATCTTCATCTTCATCGTCACCACATAACAACAACATGGTTGATGCAACTGTTAACAATAATTATCATCAACAACTACCAATATCTGATTTGGGTTTACCGTATAATAAccatcatcatcaacaacaacaacaacataactTCATGCTTAGCATGCAAAATCAACAACCTATTCATACATTCAACAACCTTTCCGCATCTTCTTCACAACAGTTTCATCCTTTTAGTCTAGGAGGTTTTGTTGCAAAGTCACAACAGCAAAGTTTATCAGTACAATCTCTTGAAGATCTTGGTGTGAATCAAGGACAAGTTAATGCACATCTAGGTGGTGATAAAGTGGTTGTTTCTACTTCTACAGGTGGGGGTGTAGGTAGTAATTGTAATGTTAACTTTTCAGGTTCTGGACCTGGATCAATTACATTAAACCATGAAAAGACAATGgagaataataataataataataataataataatgaaaatagTAATAATAGTAATAGAGGAGTTGAGGGTGTTGATTCGTGGATTTGTTCTTCTGATTAG